DNA from Bos indicus isolate NIAB-ARS_2022 breed Sahiwal x Tharparkar chromosome 15, NIAB-ARS_B.indTharparkar_mat_pri_1.0, whole genome shotgun sequence:
atatgcacacacagacacatcagAGACATGGCTTTGCATACTTAAAATGCTCTATAAAAGTTATAATGTAAATATGTATTTGCATTATGATTTATTCATGTTTATCATTTTGCTAAAGTTCGTTGGTTTTAATAGTGTATAGtagtatatattaatttattagtCTATTTACTTtcacctgttttttcttttattgatggATAGCTAggttattttcattgtttaaaaacgGAGCAGCAGTAACATTCTTGTACATATTTCCTTGCACAAGAGGTAAGAACATTTAGATAAAAGTCAGTAGCTGTATCATAAAGCAGGTGCATCTTTCACCCCTAATAGATATTCCCAAATAGATCTGCATAGATTGCACTAATCTACACTGACCATAAACTATGAATCATTACTTCACAACTGCACAAATATTTGGTATTATCAGGCTTTTaccatttttgctatttttattggTAAAATATGGTatctctttgttatttattttgttttcaaattttatagtGAAAATAAAAGGGTTTTCATATCTCTATTGGcacattattttcctcatttcagcATTGTTCAAtctcatttagattttcttttttttttttttttaatttttactaacTTACAGACTCTTTAGGAGTTCTGGATATTAAATCACAGTTACTCaaagatatatattataaatgtcaTCTCTTAGCCTGCGGCtatcattgtttctgttttttggtaTCTTCCGTCTTACAATAGTAAAACTACCTatttatctgtctatctatctacctatttgTCCAtgtgtctcttcattcttctgtGTGTCTTTCAACATTCATGTCTTTAATTGAATGTGTTTTTTTGTGTACTCAAcaataatgataaaattttattttccattaaaaaataaaagtgaaagtcgctcagtcgtgtttgactctttgtgaccccatggactatacagtccatggaattctccaggccagaatactagagtgggtagcctttcccttctccagagggtcttcccaacccagggatcgaacccaagtcttccacattgcatgtggattctttaccagctgagccacaagggaagccctttattttcCATATGGATAACCAATTAGGTTAGCACTATTTCTTGAATAAGCCAATCTTTTTCAACTATTTCAATGTtacttcttttaaatattattatatctatgagtctgtgcctttttattattttctgtttatgtaTGTAATTCCACAGAAGCACTACACTACAACATGCTATAGCTTTGCAAAAACTCTCTGAGTCTCTTAAGGGTTGCTCTCattcacagtttatttttaaattgctgtgGTTATCTTTGGCTATTTTCACTGTCGTATGAATTTCAGGATCACCTATCAAGTTCTACAGAATGATCAGTTGGAATTTCTCTTAGAAGTAGATTGATTTGCAGGTTAATTTTGAATAATtgacatattaaataaaataatgaatcttcttaatcattaagaaaatatttctctctACTTACTTATGCCTGTATATTTTGTTTCAATGACATAGTCACAGAAAACTTGTTCATTTTtcgttaaatttattcttaaatatcttatgcttttgtctatttttcaactttttagttttgttgtttagtcactcagtcatgtccagctctttgtgacaccatggactatagcccaccaggctcctctgtccatgggatttcccaggcaagaatactggagtgggttgccatttccttctccaggggatcttccagaaccagggatcaaacctgggtgtcctgcattgcaggcagattctttacttgagctacaagggaagactTTTAGTTTATTATTAGAAAAACTATTTATCAGATCCCATATCTGGAAGAAGTGTTGTCTTCCATCAAGATTCAAGAAATATGGTAGCCAAAGAATGCCTAGATCCTGGACAACCAGAAACTAAAATAACCAGGACCATAATATGAATTGGGAACACTGGGGAGTCCAGTAGGTTACAGTGGTGTCTGATGTGTCTAACCCTACCAgggttatttgtttattttatggcACTCAGATCTCTCTTTGTTGTCTGAGCAAGAACATGAGTTGGCACAGGACTATGATGGCTTCAGGACTGTACAAAGACGTCACTTTCACACCTATTCTCTATCTCTTCATACACATATTCTAAATATATAGACTAGTTTCTATTTTAAATCACCAGCAGCACTATCTGCCACTAGCATCTCTCCTCTTATTTTgatcaaacatacagaaaaacaaacaaacacaaaatttgAATCAGAAACCATTTTATCAAATACCAACCATTTGTATACCACTTTAAGATATTCTCTCAGATTGTGTATCAGCTAAGGAAAGAGATAGGGGGAGGCTAGAACATAGAGGCAAGGAAAGTTGCCTTGTGTAGAGGCAGGGATATGGCTGTTCAGAGCCTGGGAACATCTAAATTCCTAAGTCCATAAGATGAAAGAGAGAATTGCTGAGTTGATTAAACTGACTCAACAAGTTTTCTGTTGGATGTTAGATCAGGCAAGAGTAGTAAATCACATTTTTACAAGGTGTTTCATGCTCCAAACCTGTGAAGAGCAACTCTTGGGAGGACTTCCtgttcattgtaattttgatctgTGGCAGAGGAGGCTTCAAGGACCATGAGCCCAAACAAAGCACAACAAGGAAAAAGATGGGGAACCTCTTGTATGGATGCCATGAAAGAGTTTCCTTGGGATTTCTGGATGTGAAGATGGAAAATTTCCTTGGAAAATAAGAGGCATTCTCTTTCTTTGCTTTGAATCTCTCtttgaatgtgttagtcactcagttgtgtctgactctttgcgaccccatggactcccatcaggctcctctgtttatggaattctccagcccagaatactggagtgggtagcctttaccttctccaggggtcttcccaacccagggatcgaacccaagtcttccatattgcaggaagattctttaccacctgacccaccagggaagccctgaatctcactttatgcatatattaatatattgaggAATGCATTTAAATAATTACTCCTTGAGTATCTATTATGAGACAATTGTTGCATTTATGGAAATTTACTGATAAACAAGGCATGAATAATCCatctgctggtgctgctgctgctaagtcacttcagtcatgtccgactctgtgtgaccccacagatagcagcccaccaggctaccccatctctgggattctccaggcaagaacactggagtaggttgccatttccttctccaatgcatgaaagtgaaaagtgaaagtgaagctgctcagtcgtgtctgactcttagcgaccccatggactgcagcctaccaagctcctcccataggattttccaggcaagagtactggagtgggttgccattgccttctcccataatcCTTCTAAAGAGCTTAATTTAGGAATCTAGTGTGAAGGACCTAGAAAGAAACTAAACTAAGACACAGAAGAGTCCATTACTATGAAACAAATGTTACAACTGGAAACGCAGGGTTCTGAAGGAAAAGATAGATGGAGAATCTGCTCTAGCTTTGGAGAGAGAACCTGCCATGAAAATATCCATGAGAAAGCACCCTTTGCGCTGAGACTCCAACATGAATTTTGTTTAGTCACAGTAGGGACAATCTTCTCTGCCAATTTTAGCTTCACAACCTCTTGAGCAGTGGAATTATGACTTAGACTTGTCTGTGATAATTTCTTTCATTGGAGCTTTATTGCATTTCAGGTCATTAAACAAGATCTCACAACTAGAAGGCCCAGAAGCAAACATAGTCAGCAAATCCATAGGAAAGATAAAATCAGAGATGAGAAGAGACATGGGTGGGGTCCAGGGTGTCTATTAGATGAACAAAGCCAGAgggagcacatcatgagaaacatttagAGGGGTTCAACCTGAATGAGCCATTAGGAAAGGGTGCAGGAGTTCTGATTCTTCCACTGTTATTCCAGAATGCGAAGGATATGCTTATTCAGAATAGGAACTGAAGGGTAATATGTTGCCCAGGTAGAGAAGAAGGAAACAGTCCCAAGGAACCATGAAAGGAGGTATGTTACTCAAGTGAATTCAAACAACTGACATGTGTCTGTGCTTTGCTAGTTTCTGTTCTGGTTGCTTTTTAGTTTATTGCtccttttaagtttttattcagttttctttagttttagtttttgcaCAAGGCTCAAGAGGGTCTTCCTTGGGGCAATTTTTGATGTTGCCAAAACATCTAGGTCTTATATATACATAGAAGACCATTATAATTTAAGCAAGAGAAAAGTCGGCATTGCTAACTCATAATTCAAGAGAGAAATTAATCCATACTTAATTTAGGGAAGTGAGTAAAAATCTTGGGAAACATAATTGGTACTAAATGCTGTAAATCTTTGGTCTGATTTGAGACCTTCTTCAGGGCACCCAGTGGAATTTTTAGGCTCATGACTCAACATTGGCCTTTCTAAGACCCAGGAACTTGCTGATGGCATGGCGGATCTCCTTGGTTTTAATACTGTATATGATTGGATTAAGCATGGGAGGCACAAAGAGGTAGACATTAGCCATAAAAAGGTGGACAGCAAGTGGGGCATGTTTCCCAAAGCGATGTATCAGGGACAGTCCCACCATGGGCACAAAGAATACCAGCACAGCACAGAGGTGTGAGGTGCATGTTTGGAAGGCTCGGAGCCGCTCCTCTTTGGAGGCCAGTCTTGCCACTGTGTGCAGGATGACCCCGTAGGACAGTGCAATGAGCACCAGGTCCAGCATCACAGTTGACATCACCAGTATCAGCCCGTACAGGTTGTTGAAGGTGGTGTCTGTGCAGGCCAAGTGTATCACCTCCTGGTGCAGGCAGAAAGAGTGGGAGAGGACTCTAGACCCACAGTAAGGAAAAGTCTTCAGGAGAAAAACAATGGGTACAGTGGCTATAGGGCCCCGCAGGATGACAACCAGGCCTGCCCTGACCACTCGCTGGCCAGTGATAATGACTGAGTACCTCAGGGGATAACAGATGGCCACAAACCGATCAAAGGACATAACAAGGAGCACTGAGGACTCCATGAAGGAAAACGAGTGGATACAGAACATCTGGATTTGGCAGGCTCCAAAGTAGATGCCATGGGATTTGAACCAAAAGATTCCCACAGTAGTGGGCAAGGTGGATACCGACAGGCCCAGGTCAGTGAAGGCCAGAAAGGAGAGTAGATAGTACATGGCTGTGTGCAAGCGAGGGCTGGTCTTAATAATGATCAGAATGAAGCAGTTGCCTGAGATGGCCACGAGGTAcataaggaaaaagaagatgaagatCCAGTGCTCGATGGTTTCCAATCCGGGAAAGCCAGTGAGGTAGAGCATGGGGCTGAACTGCGTGAGGTTGGACAGGAGCACCATGTGAGGATGGAGGGGATACTGGGCTGGCATTCTTCAGGGGCTGAGCTGAGAATAAATGGAAGTTCTGGTTATTAATTCTTCAGTTTCATAAACATGCACACCATTATAAGCAGAATCATGACCATCATCAGCTTTAGTATcttctacttcagtattctttccaccATCCAACTACCTGATTGAAACTTCCTTTGAAAGTACCACACCTTCAtcagtttttctctgtatttttatttcttctcaatcTTCTTGGCTGGCCTCTTTTAATTGATGAGCCCTTAAATATGATCATCCTCAATCTCAACAATTTTGTGTCCATGCTGTATCTTTTCTTCCTCAAACAACATCATCCTCAGGACTTTACTTAAGATCTTTATGttgacaaatatcaaatatttataattctCTTCTTTTAGTTTGCAGACTCATATATCTTACAGTAGGCTAAGATTCTGCATCTAGGAacttcatagttattttaaaaacatgtcaaaATTTAACTTATAGTCAATTCCACCAACAAGCttttcatgtattcattttcACTAACTCAGTAGTAGAACTAAGTTGAAAAAGAGATATATATTTAGGAGTTATTAGtatacagaggaggaaaccaaaGAAGTGAGGATAGAGAGAAGTTTCTAGTTTTGAGTCCTAGGCAAAACTGAAATTTAGAGTTGGAGAAGAAAAGGCTCCACTAAAAGTGAAGGAGGAACATAAAAGCCAGCTAGAAAGCAAATGAACAGGAGACTGTGGTCTTGTATGAAGTTTCAAGAGGTATTAATCATTCATACATGATGTTACCAAGGGGTCATGTTCACAAGGACTGGGACATTACTAAAGGACTGAGCAATGTGGAGGTTACAGCTGACCTTGAGAAGAGAAGTTTCAGAGGAGGGGTTGGTAATAAAATCACCCTCACCTACTCCATAAAGACTATGACCTTGTTGATATTCCTACTTCCTTCTGCTGTAGTTGAAGCTGATTCTGGGCTTGAATGATCACAGTTCCCAGGTATTTTCCACAGGGTGACTTGAAGTGGACAGCCATGTAGTATCAATAAAACAGTTCTTAGGGGAAAAGTGTGTCTAGGTGTTTCTGAGCTCAAGGGGAAGAGACAGAGAACAGGAAGATGAGAGCAGTGTAGTAGGAAGCAGGCAGTGATGAAGGCACATTTGAGCTTCATGAGTCCAGAGTGGAACCAGCCAGTGCTTCGGTGTGTTTTTCGTCACTGCACCACCTAGATCCAAAGGGGGGCGTCCTAGTACGGTGCACTACTCTGTCTCTACCCAGCCATTTTCTGCTTTGATGTCCTTCTAAATTCATCTTCTTTCTGCTATAGTCAACAAGCCCATATTGGTTTTTTCCTACAGTTCCCCATATGTGCATTTCTTGCTTCTATTCTTTATATTGCTTTATAGCTTGCTTTTCTAACAGAAaccactcttgctttttccaccagTGAACATTTGCTGATCCTTTATGATAGCACAAATATTTCCTCTAACAAACCTCTCTTGAATTCTCTGTGTAGAGCTAGGCAAATTCTTTTCTGTACTCCCTTAATACCTTTGCTGCAGTACTACTGGAGTGtaaaagcacacacatatatcttatatatgtatatataatatatatatataaaatgtgtaatatacatacacatacatatatacttacatatagtAAGTActaatattaagtatatataaatagaaatatgtataaatataaataacatatataatgtatttacCTATATACACTATTTCTATAATgtaatatgatatataatataatatttgttctctgtatacatatatgttcttTATATAGTATACAGTTGTTCTTTTATATAAGAATCTATAAAAGTATAAGTCAACATAAATGTATGCTTAAACATATATTCTTACATATGTTTATCttatatacaatgtatatattacttgtacattatatatagtttttttatatgtgtttataaCTTATGATTTTAACCCATTTTTTTGCACCAACTAGACCCTTGGAGCCCAATGCATTGTATAATGCATAGTGGGCACCTCTCTGTTTTTGCatgaaaaaattaagtaaatgagTGACCAAGAGCTTATCTCTTCTCCTGATTAGTTGTGCCTGAAGTTTAGAATTAAATCTTGTTTTCACTTCATAATAGGCAAGACAAGGAATGTGATCTGAGGGAATGAAAATTTTATAGAGAAATCATGATGGGGCTAAGATTATTTTCCCTGGAAAGGAAGTTCTAGTGAGTTTCTCCAGGAAATCAAAGATTATTCTCTATGCTAAGGGACCAAGAGATGTATTTCCACTTCTACTAGGAAAACAGAAGTCTACTTGACAGCACATAGTCATGGCTAGTGGCAATCCTTTTACAGTATTCATAGCACAAGAGATACAGGTGAGCCTAAAGAGGAAATTCCTGAAAAGAGAGATTTTCACTATGCAGTGTGTGGCTAGACATCTATCTCTTCTATATGTTCTAAATATTCTTCTGTTTCAATTTGATatactctattttaaaaaatgagcttgTGCTGGAGACTGCTGTTTCTTATGCATAGGAGAAGATGCAGATGGAACCAACCCTGAGCACAAGGATATGGATCAAACACCTTGCCCTTGAACCAAGGAGAACCTTCCCACAGTGGTCAAATTTCCTGTCAGCACACCTCTTGTGGCTGGAGTGGCAGAGGGCTGTGAAGGAGAGAGAGTGTATCCTGGGTGCTGGGGAAGTCACAGGGATGCCTGTATTATTAGTACAGGGCAGGAGCTTCAATGCTTAACTGGTCTGGCACAAGAAATGCACTTAATATGTGTGCTGTTAAGTGAATAGCTGTTTGATGGATAAGAGGAAAAGGGAAGGCTATATGTAACAGACAGCTTTATCAGAGAAGAGTCTATGGAGACCTGAGGGCTTGTGACATCTTGATGGCATTTGGAGGCTGATTCCAGATAGGAGCCAGGAAGGAATTGGCCTGGCCATGGAGACCATGGTCAGGAGAAGAGAAGCAGCTCTCTCTCTGACGCAAGAAACATGATAGTGCAGATGGTCATCCCCACTTCTCCAGAGTGAGCAAGCCTTGACACCTTCTCTGACTCTGGTTCTACACAAACACACTGAATATCAGAAGTGAAAGAGCTTCTGTTACAGCCTGGATCCCCAaatttcattttgcaaatgaaaaaactAAGCAAGGTCCAACATAGGGAATAAACCTGTCTAAAGTCATTTAAGTGTTAGGAGAGGAGTGAGGATGAGAACTCAGACCACATCCTTCCAGGGTCATTGCTTTCTTGGAAATCTCTACATTCCCTTCTCCctgtattttctccctttcttctcctatGACCCCCTAATACCCACCCATGAGACCCTGGCACAGGACAGCAGTGGAGACTCACCAGCAGCtgctaacttttaaaaagagaagccagGTCATTTGTACTGAAAAAGGATGAGGGTAGGCAGGATGGCATCAGTGTCACTGAGGGGCATCAGGCTGGGTCTGTCATGGAAGAATTTATCCTGctccttcctctgtgtgtgtgaaacACCAAGGCTCCACCTGGGAGAAGCTGAGGAGAAACAAACAgtccccagggctgggggcccaTGGGCAGGAGTCGTCACGACTCTCCTCTCCTTCGCCTTTATTCCTCACTCCTTCCATGGACTCACCTGAGGGTGGAGTCAGTCTTTATAGGAGTCAGTCTCCAGGCTTCGGTTGCTGACAGGTATTGCTGCAGGAAACCTGGTGCTGTTTTACTTTACCCACTGATTCTGCTTTATGAGGAAACCAATCCCAGTCACCTGCCACCTCATTTATTCCGTTCCTTTGTTCATTAGAATAAACCCACATTTTGCTGGAGTGGTTGTATATGATATATGAAGATTACCCATGCAGCTTCCACATCAGTTATAAATTGCTCATCTTTCTTGCAGGGCCACCCCTACCCCTGCCTCAAAGTTCTTGTACTCTTACGCTTATTTTTCTACCAATCTCTGTGTTTCCTTTTACATGATCATTAACTTGCCCTTTACTCTACCATGGACAGTGTCTCTGAGTATAGTAGCCAGTCAGAAAACCTTTTACATTTATTCCTACCCAAATACCTGTCCAGGCCAGTGTCTCAGGCTTTTCCAAGGCTCTCTATTCaggaataaaatatatgataaaatctTTATGACTCTTTTCAAGACAGAATTTCAAAAGGTgccatgaaaaaatattaaataaactcaACTTCATCAATATTAATATCTGCTCTGCTCTTCAAAAAACTATTGAAATAAAAAGTCAATTCAGAGATTGGGCAGATATTCTTTACAATATACACACTTGAAAAAGAACTTGCCTCCAGATTATGTAAATGACTcttacaactcaaaaaaaaaagtttaaaaatccaaTAAAGCAGACAAatctttaattttcacaaaagaagatagtTTACTGGCTGAGAGGCTTATGAAAACATAATCGAATTattcatcattcagttcagttcagtcgcttagttgtgtctgaccctttgcaatcccatgaattgcagcatgccaggcctcactgtctaccaccaactccaggagttcactcaaactcacgtccatcgagtcagtgatgccatccagccatctcatcctctattgcccctttctcctcctgcccccaatccctcccagcatcagagtcttttccaatgagtcatctcttcgcatgaggtggccaaagtactggagtttcagctttagcatcagtccttccaaagaacacccagatctgatctcctttagaatggactggttggatctccttgcagtccaggggactctcaagagtcttctccaacaccagagctcaaaagcatcaattctttggcgctcagccttcttcacagtccaactctcacatccatacatgactactggaaaaaccatagccttattCATCATTAAGGaactacaaattaaaaccaccataAAATGCTACTCTTTTCACACCAGAGCACTACAattgaaacaacagaaaatgaCTCAGTGTGTTGTTATAGACATGGAGCACCTGGAATTCTCATGTGTTGATTGCAGGAGAGTGGAATTCTTTCATAACTGGAGAAATACTCAAGAGTTGAGATATCGAAGCATGGCATATTTGTATAAATCTCTCAAGGTCTCATAGAAAGGCTCAGAATCTGAATAAGAACTCAACTCTTTACAAAAATGCAAGTCAGTGATGTATTAGACAAAGTCTTAATTTTTCAGTCCTTCATAGTATCTATTGGAAATGACTTTTCAGactactttattattttgtgcttttctatACTGCACTTCAAAGGTCATGTTTATTTGCAAATTGAAAGTGCATAGCAACCCTGCATGAAGCAAATCTATCAATACCATTTTTTCCCCACAGCATTTGTTCGTGtctatgtcacattttggtaattctctctATTTCACACTTttatattattactatattttctATGGGGATCTGTGATCAATGATCATTGATGttactattataattattttgggCTGCTGCCAACCACTCTGATACAAGATGACAAGCTTTATCAGTAAATGTTCTGATAACAGCATTCTGACTGCTCCACCTACGGGCTGATTCTCCATCTCTCCCCCTCTCATTGAGCCTCCCTATTCTCTAAGTTTCAACAATATTGAAGTTAGATCTCAAATAATAAGCCTACAGTCATCACTAATTGTCTAAGCAAAAAGAAGAGTCAcacatctctcactttaaataaaaatctagaaaagaTTAACCTTCAACAATATTGAAGTTAGATCTCAAATAATAAGCCTACAGTCATCACTAATTGTCTAAGCAAAAAGAAGAGTCAcacatctctcactttaaataaaaatctagaaaagaTTAACCTTAGTGAGAGAGGTGTGTAAAAGCCAAGATAGGCTGAAGACAATCCTTTtgtgccaaaaataaaagaaaagttctagaaggaaagtaaaagtgctactccagtgaacacatgaatgatgAGAAAGCAAAACAGCCTTATTGCTGATATGGAAAAAGTTTCCATGGACTAGATAGAAGATCAAATCAACTTTGACATTCCTTTAAGCTAAAACCAAATCCAGAGCAAGGCCTTAATTCACTTCAATTTCatcaaggctgagagaggtgctgctactgctagctaagtcacttcaattgtgtccaactctgtgcgaccccatagatagcagcccactaggctcccccatccctgggattctccaggcaagaacactggagtgggttgccatttccttctccaatgcatgaaagtgagaagtgaaagtgaagtcgctcagtcgtgtccgactcttaccgaccccatggactgcagcctaccaggctcctccgtccatgggagtttccaggcaagagtactggaatggggtgccaggAGGAAGCTACAAAAGAAAAGCTTGAAGCAAGTGGTGATTGGTTAATGAGGTTTAAATAAAGAAACCATTTCTATAACGTGAAAGTGCAAGatgaagcagcaagtgctgatgtagaagctgcagcaagttattcAGAAGGTCTAGCTAAGACAATAAATGAAGGTGGCTAGATAAAGCAACAGAGTTTCAGTGTAGATGAAACGgtcttattttcagttcagttcagttcagtcactcagttgtgtccgactctttgtgaccccatgaatcacagcatgccaggcctccctgtccatcaccaactcctggagtttattcagactcatgtccattgagttggtgatgtcatccagccatcttatcctctgtcatccccttctcctcctgccccaatctctcccagcatcagggtcttttccaatgagtcaactgttcacatgtggtggtcaaagtatttgagtttcagcttcagcatcagtccttccaatgaacacccaggactgatctcctttaggatggactggttgaatctccttgcagtccaatggaccctcaagagtcttcttcaacaccacagtttaaaagcatcaattctttggtgctcagctttcttcacagtccaattctcacattcatacatgaccagtggaaaaaccatagccttgactagacagacctttgttggcaaagtaatgtctctctctgctttttaatatgctatctaggttgctcataactatccttccaaggagtaaatgagcatctttaatttcatggctgcaatcaccatctgcagtgattttggagcccaaaaaaataaagtctgtgttgcaagagggtatcagagggcaaacacactgaaaccataatcacagaaaactagccaatctgatcaaatagaccacagccttgtctaactcagtgaaactaagccatgccatgtggggccacccaaggcggacaggtcatggtggagaggtctgacagaatgtggtccactggagaagggaatggcaaaccacttcagaattcttgcctggagaacc
Protein-coding regions in this window:
- the LOC109569446 gene encoding olfactory receptor 51M1-like, which translates into the protein MPAQYPLHPHMVLLSNLTQFSPMLYLTGFPGLETIEHWIFIFFFLMYLVAISGNCFILIIIKTSPRLHTAMYYLLSFLAFTDLGLSVSTLPTTVGIFWFKSHGIYFGACQIQMFCIHSFSFMESSVLLVMSFDRFVAICYPLRYSVIITGQRVVRAGLVVILRGPIATVPIVFLLKTFPYCGSRVLSHSFCLHQEVIHLACTDTTFNNLYGLILVMSTVMLDLVLIALSYGVILHTVARLASKEERLRAFQTCTSHLCAVLVFFVPMVGLSLIHRFGKHAPLAVHLFMANVYLFVPPMLNPIIYSIKTKEIRHAISKFLGLRKANVES